The sequence TTACGGTATTTTAGAAAGACAGTTTGCTAACTTATTTGAAAAAGCACACAGAAGCAAAGGAGTAACAGGGGAAGTTCTATTACAACTTTGTGAATCAAGATTGGATAACGTAGTATACAGATTAGGTTTTGCTAAAACTAGATCTGGTGCAAGACAATTAGTTTCTCACAGACACATTACTGTAAACGGAGAAATTCTTAATATCCCTTCTTATTTGGTAAAAGCTGGTGATGTAATCGCTGTAAGAGAAAAGTCTAAGTCTCTTGAAGTTGTTACCAATGCATTGGCTTCTAAGTCAAACTATGAGTGGTTACAATTCAACGATGAGAAGAAAGAAGGTACCTTCATTTCTGCTCCTGAAAGAATCCAAATTCCGGAGGACATTAAGGAGAACCTTATCGTCGAACTTTACTCTAAATAATTTTTTAATCAAATTTTTGCTCAACCCAAT is a genomic window of Chryseobacterium nakagawai containing:
- the rpsD gene encoding 30S ribosomal protein S4, with amino-acid sequence MARYIGPKTKIARKFGAAIYGDDKNFEKRKNQPPGQHGPNKRRGAKKSEYAVQLAEKQKAKYTYGILERQFANLFEKAHRSKGVTGEVLLQLCESRLDNVVYRLGFAKTRSGARQLVSHRHITVNGEILNIPSYLVKAGDVIAVREKSKSLEVVTNALASKSNYEWLQFNDEKKEGTFISAPERIQIPEDIKENLIVELYSK